In Pseudomonas sp. MM213, a genomic segment contains:
- a CDS encoding HAD family hydrolase has product MSLAEVRHWVFDMDGTLTVAVHDFAAIRVALAIPAEDDILTHLAALPAAEAAAKHAWLLEHERDLALGSKPAPGAVELVRELAGRGYRLGILTRNARELAHVTLEAIGLADCFAVEDVLGRDEAPPKPHPGGLLKLAEAWNVPASEMVMVGDYRFDLDCGRAAGARTVLVNLPDNPWPELTDWHAADCVALREMLLA; this is encoded by the coding sequence ATGAGCCTGGCCGAGGTGCGGCACTGGGTGTTCGACATGGACGGCACCCTGACGGTGGCCGTGCATGACTTCGCGGCAATTCGCGTGGCGCTGGCGATCCCGGCCGAAGACGACATCCTGACCCACCTCGCCGCGCTGCCGGCTGCTGAAGCCGCGGCCAAACATGCATGGTTGCTGGAGCATGAACGGGATCTGGCGCTGGGTTCGAAACCGGCGCCGGGTGCTGTGGAACTGGTGCGCGAGTTGGCGGGGCGCGGTTATCGCCTGGGCATTCTTACGCGCAATGCTCGGGAGTTGGCGCATGTGACGCTGGAGGCCATTGGCCTGGCGGACTGCTTCGCGGTGGAGGATGTGCTGGGGCGTGATGAAGCGCCGCCCAAGCCGCACCCCGGTGGTTTGTTGAAATTGGCCGAGGCCTGGAACGTGCCGGCGAGCGAGATGGTGATGGTCGGTGATTACCGGTTTGATCTGGATTGCGGGCGGGCGGCGGGGGCGCGGACGGTGTTGGTGAACTTGCCGGATAACCCGTGGCCTGAATTGACGGATTGGCATGCGGCGGATTGCGTGGCGTTGCGGGAAATGTTGTTGGCTTGA
- the tesB gene encoding acyl-CoA thioesterase II: protein MSQVLDDLVDLLTLEPIEENLFRGRSQDLGFRQLFGGQVIGQSLSAASQTVEVARHVHSMHGYFLRPGDSTLPVVYQVDRVRDGGSFSTRRVTAIQKGNPIFTCSASFQYDEKGFEHQGQMPTVVGPENLPSELELTHQRAHLIPEHMREKLLCPKPIEFRPVTEKDPYNPQPSDPVKYVWFRADGALADSPALHKYLLAYASDFNLLTTSMLPHGKSVWQKDMQVASLDHALWFHADLRADDWLLYAMDSPWAGNSRGFSRGSVFNRAGQLVASVTQEGLIRHRKDWA from the coding sequence ATGAGCCAAGTGTTGGATGATCTGGTCGATTTGCTGACCCTGGAACCGATCGAAGAAAACCTGTTCCGTGGCCGCAGCCAGGACCTGGGCTTTCGTCAGTTGTTCGGCGGCCAGGTGATCGGTCAATCCCTGTCGGCGGCCAGCCAGACGGTCGAAGTCGCGCGTCATGTGCATTCGATGCACGGTTATTTCCTGCGTCCGGGCGATTCCACGTTGCCCGTGGTGTATCAGGTTGATCGGGTTCGCGACGGCGGCAGTTTCAGCACGCGTCGGGTCACGGCGATCCAGAAGGGCAACCCGATCTTTACGTGCAGCGCGTCGTTCCAATATGACGAAAAAGGCTTCGAGCATCAGGGCCAGATGCCGACGGTGGTCGGGCCGGAAAACCTGCCCTCGGAACTGGAGCTGACCCATCAGCGCGCGCACCTGATCCCCGAGCACATGCGTGAAAAACTGCTGTGCCCGAAGCCGATCGAATTCCGCCCGGTCACCGAGAAAGATCCCTACAACCCGCAGCCATCCGACCCGGTCAAGTACGTCTGGTTTCGCGCCGACGGCGCGCTGGCCGACTCCCCGGCGCTGCACAAATACCTGCTGGCCTACGCGTCGGACTTCAATCTGCTGACCACCTCGATGTTGCCCCATGGCAAGTCGGTCTGGCAGAAAGACATGCAGGTCGCCAGTCTCGATCACGCGCTGTGGTTCCATGCGGATCTGCGTGCCGATGACTGGTTGCTGTACGCGATGGACAGCCCGTGGGCCGGCAATTCCCGTGGGTTCAGCCGTGGCAGCGTGTTCAATCGCGCCGGGCAACTGGTGGCGTCGGTCACTCAGGAAGGCCTGATCCGTCACCGCAAGGATTGGGCATGA
- a CDS encoding GNAT family N-acetyltransferase: MEPILELESARLLLRQWRDEDLPAFAAMCADPQVMRYFPAPLSRLESASLIGRIRGHFAEHGFGLWALERKDTGAFIGFTGLGVVGFDAPFTPAIEIGWRLAREHWGLGYASEAAWTALRCGFDRVALQEVVSFTTETNTPSQKVMQAIGMHHDSAGDFDHPKLAVDHPLRHHVLYRITREQWLQTLHG, translated from the coding sequence ATGGAGCCGATACTGGAACTCGAGAGCGCGCGACTGCTGTTGCGGCAGTGGCGTGACGAGGATTTGCCGGCGTTTGCGGCGATGTGCGCCGATCCACAGGTGATGCGCTATTTTCCGGCGCCCTTGAGTCGACTGGAAAGTGCTTCGCTGATCGGGCGGATTCGTGGGCATTTCGCCGAGCATGGTTTTGGTCTCTGGGCGCTGGAGCGCAAGGACACCGGTGCATTCATCGGTTTTACCGGGCTCGGCGTGGTCGGTTTTGATGCGCCTTTCACGCCGGCCATCGAGATCGGCTGGCGCCTGGCCCGCGAACACTGGGGCTTGGGTTACGCCAGTGAGGCGGCGTGGACCGCTCTGCGCTGCGGGTTTGACCGGGTGGCGCTGCAAGAGGTCGTGTCCTTCACCACGGAAACCAACACGCCATCGCAGAAAGTCATGCAGGCCATCGGTATGCACCATGATTCAGCCGGTGACTTCGACCACCCGAAACTCGCGGTCGATCATCCTCTGCGTCACCATGTGCTGTACCGCATCACCCGTGAGCAATGGCTGCAAACCTTGCATGGATAA
- a CDS encoding histone deacetylase family protein: MPLPLIYHEDYSPEFPADHRFPMDKFRLLRDHLVDSGLTRDADLLRPELCPPEILALAHDAAYIERYMSGELSREDQRRLGLPWNEALARRTVRAVGGSLLAAEQALEHGLACHLAGGTHHAHYDYPAGFCIFNDLAVISHYLLESGRVNRVLIFDCDVHQGDGTARILHNTPDAVTVSLHCEKNFPARKAESDWDIPLPKGMGDAEYLKVVDDALNYLLPLYQPDLVLYDAGVDVHKDDALGYLKLTDEGVAARDESVMRHCLGRDIPVVGVIGGGYSKDRKALARRHGILHHSAQRVWASSGCH, from the coding sequence ATGCCGCTGCCACTGATCTACCACGAAGACTACAGCCCCGAGTTCCCGGCGGACCACCGCTTCCCCATGGACAAGTTTCGCCTGCTGCGCGATCACCTGGTGGACAGCGGGCTGACCCGGGACGCCGACCTGCTGCGCCCGGAACTCTGCCCGCCGGAAATTCTCGCCCTCGCACATGACGCTGCCTATATCGAACGCTACATGAGCGGCGAGTTGTCCCGCGAAGACCAGCGGCGCCTCGGCCTGCCGTGGAACGAAGCCCTGGCCCGGCGCACGGTGCGGGCGGTCGGCGGTTCGCTACTGGCGGCAGAACAGGCGCTGGAACATGGATTGGCCTGTCACTTGGCCGGCGGCACGCATCACGCGCATTACGATTACCCGGCGGGGTTCTGCATCTTTAACGACCTGGCGGTGATCAGCCATTACCTGCTGGAAAGCGGTCGTGTGAATCGGGTGCTGATCTTCGATTGCGACGTGCATCAGGGCGACGGGACTGCACGGATTCTGCACAACACCCCGGACGCGGTGACCGTTTCCCTGCACTGCGAGAAGAACTTTCCTGCACGCAAGGCCGAAAGTGACTGGGACATCCCGCTGCCCAAGGGCATGGGCGATGCCGAATACCTGAAGGTCGTCGACGACGCGCTGAATTATTTGCTGCCGCTCTATCAACCGGACCTGGTGCTGTATGACGCCGGTGTCGATGTGCATAAGGACGACGCGCTCGGTTACCTGAAGCTGACAGACGAAGGCGTGGCCGCTCGGGATGAAAGCGTGATGCGCCATTGCCTCGGGCGAGATATTCCGGTGGTCGGGGTGATTGGCGGCGGCTACAGCAAGGACCGCAAGGCGCTGGCGCGGCGGCACGGCATCCTGCATCACAGCGCACAGCGGGTGTGGGCGTCATCAGGTTGTCATTGA